One segment of Polypterus senegalus isolate Bchr_013 chromosome 8, ASM1683550v1, whole genome shotgun sequence DNA contains the following:
- the LOC120534431 gene encoding zinc finger protein 345-like: MENNMNVHIKEEDCEWECMQHQMNMYSIEEDYKLGLISAKRESEPTSDASDLQLNTFVIHIKTEDFKSEAVSQPVCPEEELTGTDFTKSRSHSFQNDYVQVKTEPLDSDIKETENASCSTNSGKDLQERWTVSQPSFFEDSLHCRPQQNENVKKLTTESEILTPASVTHSSLRIMKLTRESIINTQQQVHDSKFAALDVCQKQTRTFKEKSRSKLHGGHTKQKPYCSECGKQFCSKSSLETHKRIHTGDKPYCCNECGKQFNTSTHLKTHTRIHTGEKPYCCSDCGKQFSRSNSLQVHSRMHTGEKPYCCSECGKRFSTNSSFQRHKRIHNGERPYHCLECGKEFSDISNLKSHARIHTGEIPYNTSECGKQVSDESNFHTNTCIHKGEMPYSCSESDKGFSTNGKLQVHLKTHTVQTPYCCSDCGKRFSRRSRFERHKRLHIAKRPYQCTDGGKQFFDTSNLQIHTVIHTNEMPYCCFECGKGFSTNGKLHAHLRIHNEEKLYCCSDCGKIFSRSSTVHVHSRVHTGEKPYCCSECDKQFSTSSSLQRHKRIHSGERPYCCYECGKQFNTSTHLQTHTRMHTGDKPYCCSDCGKQFTRSSSLQVHSRMHTGEKPYCCSECGKRFSSNSSFQRHKRIHNG, from the exons ATGGAAAACAACATGAATGTGCACATTAAGGAAGAAGACTGTGAATGGGAATGCATGCAACATCAGATGAATATGTATAGCATTGAGGAAGATTATAAATTGGGACTAATAAGCGCTAAAAGAGAATCTGAGCCAACATCAGATGCAAGTGACTTGCAGCTAAATACATTTGTAATCCATATCAAGACAGAAGACTTCAAATCAGAGGCTGTCTCTCAACCTGTGTGTCCAGAAGAAGAGCTAACTGGAACAGACTTCACAAAAAGTAGATCTCACTCCTTCCAGAATGATTATGTCCAAGTGAAAACCGAACCTTTGGATTCTGACATAAAGGAGACAGAGAATGCATCATGTTCAACAAATTCTGGAAAAG ATTTGCAAGAAAGATGGACCGTCTCTCAACCTTCGTTTTTTGAGGACTCTCTTCACTGTAGAccacagcaaaatgaaaatgtgaaaaaactgacAACAGAATCAGAGATTTTGACACCAGCCTCAGTGACACATAGTTCTCTGCGTATTATGAAATTAACAAGGGAAAGCATAATCAACACTCAACAACAGGTGcatgattctaaatttgcagctCTGGATGTTTGCCAAAAGCAGAcaagaacatttaaagaaaaatcgAGATCCAAACTTCACGGGGGTCACACAAAACAGAAGCCatactgttctgaatgtggaaaacaattctgtAGCAAAAGCAGTCTTGAAACACACAAACGAATACACACTGGAGataagccatattgctgtaatgaatgtggtaaacaatttaACACCAGTACTCATCTTAAGactcacacaagaattcacacaggagaaaagccatattgctgttctgactgtggcaaacaattctcaagGAGTAATTCTCTTCAGGTTCATTCAAGaatgcacactggagagaaaccatattgctgttctgagtgtggtAAGCGATTCTCTACTAATAGCAGTTTCCAGAGACATAAAAGAATTCACAATGGAGAGAGGCCTTATcattgtttggaatgtggcaaagaaTTTTCTGATATAAGCAATCTTAAGAGCCatgcaagaattcacactggagagataCCATATAAcacttctgaatgtggcaaacaagtTTCAGACGAAAGCAATTTTCATACTAATACATGTATTCACAAAGGTGAAATGCCATATAGCTGTTCAGAGAGTGACAAAGGATTTAGCACAAATGGCAAGCTTCAGgtccatttaaaaacacacactgtACAGacaccatattgctgttctgactgTGGAAAACGATTCTCTAGGAGAAGCAGATTTGAAAGACATAAAAGACTTCATATTGCAAAAAGGCCGTATCAGTGTACAGACGGTGGCAAACAGTTCTTTGATACAAGCAATCTTCAAATTCATACAGTAATTCACACAAACGAAATGCCATACTGCTGTTTTGAATGTGGCAAAGGATTTAGCACAAATGGCAAACTACATGCCCATTTAAGAATACACAATGAAGAGAAGctttattgctgttctgactgtggcaaAATATTTTCAAGGAGTAGTACTGTTCACGTCCATTCAAGGgtacacactggagagaagccatattgctgttctgagtgtGATAAACAATTCTCTACCAGTAGCAGCTTACAGAGACATAAGAGAATTCACAGTGGAGAGAGGCCATATTGCTGTTATGAATGTGGGAAACAATTTAACACCAGTACACATCTTCAAACCCACACAAGAATGCACACAGGAGAcaaaccatattgctgttctgactgtggcaaacaattcacaaGAAGCAGTTCTCTTCAGGTTCATTCAAGaatgcacactggagagaaaccatattgctgttctgagtgtggtAAGCGGTTCTCTAGTAATAGCAGTTTTCAGAGACATAAAAGAATTCACAATGGATAG